In Melanotaenia boesemani isolate fMelBoe1 chromosome 7, fMelBoe1.pri, whole genome shotgun sequence, a single window of DNA contains:
- the mtus1a gene encoding microtubule-associated tumor suppressor 1 homolog A isoform X1, with amino-acid sequence MSETFSMPTDQFVLCPSNVYVSPDSNSNLSNLNEQEAINIVACSPVGNVHNGSCSQEDLLCVVTSTMDQTFIATPVSSSSNFWNEGMSHASNEQTEPALFLHFNKSTEDEGNDEGMSPDSDWRENQLSSRETSCRGSSENDCCSLSSGEMVIRSNSFCLEEESLIAISSLDESSISPAASRLLFPFESNFLSTTLPDVCQKSTGMTEENTGHPCLGVTFTQADSLEILTEEKYITTPSSVVALPNENEGGLLTTFICESSADPINEATSASTEAESLPHLSSTFTPEQGITFVSPMQRNDFHTSTPVQNIENNILGLSPFSPCAENSGSPGHQLAKRQQVSLSHKRHPVAGLPKSLSKLKKMEIHKFSKPGLSGAKFNTLTRAQHQVVVPGSASQQKPLQANGLNKQSETNRGTAVRVPLAKTATCTTVVSTSNMLYDAHRQSNRKAANLGVTVRQSYGRTVDGQSKARASPADHNPAANNHVFPVHCTNTSSEMMQGPSSQVSDISALHAGSQTCASSLEKSPTTSGQMDPKATPKKDVSHKIEVRSGLARGQDKLPLHKTRPSSSSESSSASRPPKKRTSFRFATSVTIPKADTDQGLNKPASQKCSSQNNQVEETKRPADNSPREVKKISLVAEPGKSTASGESCDESKRRSHGLPSPKQRRTLPQPPPASPRPPPLSTRQRQGALGRDEYRISRGAGTAPFQQNSAGSQRTEGSSLGSKPQLTGSWPPQTPRPSLMGPPPSTPYRQPRKTLGPSRGFTDCNVHSELGQGNRSSSVSGGVPHKPTPLKPVVLRSRLISTPGKTSGPTLTTTCKEAASTSKGASSSAAALLKRTTNSRSVQPTSRGPVDKSKSKASSRQQTSQPNQSTGSQNVVQTSVPQVEKEVQNIHQLQQLLTASNCRFQAVAIVLQQTLAERDEATRQCRELSQELVSLRGELVCSIHSSERLGKEKEELRAALEDALQKMQEQHQKDQTELEQRLQAFYQAEWDRARLGHQEEADKCQTLMQQQMEELKANQEAMKLELENNHTEQLQCVKHQYETKLDELREVHKQDLKSLDKTLKDAEANLSGQLQTLTVENNALIERLAAEENRRKELAQNSQKDTHTLYLEQELESLKVVLEMKNKQLHQQEKKLMEVDKLTEKNVKLDESLKKVQQENEDLKARMERHAALSRQLSTEQVMLQESLQKESKVNKRLSMENEELLWKLHNGDLSSPRKTSPISASPSHSFSLHSPRSSGLFSSPPLSPR; translated from the exons ATGTCTGAGACATTCAGTATGCCCACTGACCAGTTTGTCCTCTGTCCAAGTAATGTGTACGTATCACCTGACTCCAACAGTAATCTTTCTAACCTGAATGAACAGGAAGCCATCAACATAGTTGCGTGTTCCCCTGTGGGTAACGTCCACAATGGAAGCTGTAGTCAGGAGGATCTTCTCTGTGTTGTAACCTCAACCATGGATCAAACTTTTATAGCCACACCTGTGAGTAGCAGCAGTAATTTCTGGAATGAAGGCATGAGCCATGCTAGTAATGAACAGACTGAACCTgctttgtttctgcattttaataAGAGCACTGAGGATGAAGGTAATGATGAAGGGatgtctccagactctgacTGGAGGGAGAACCAGCTGAGTTCACGTGAAACTTCCTGTAGAGGATCCAGTGAGAATGACTGCTGTTCCCTGAGCTCTGGGGAAATGGTAATAAGGAGCAACAGTTTTTGTCTGGAAGAAGAGTCCCTTATAGCCATCTCATCCCTGGATGAATCGTCTATTTCTCCGGCTGCGAGTCGCTTATTATTCCCTTTTGAATCTAACTTCCTATCAACCACGCTGCCAGATGTGTGCCAAAAATCCACAGGAATGACTGAGGAGAACACAGGCCATCCTTGTCTTGGTGTCACCTTCACTCAGGCAGATAGTTTGGAGATTCTCACTGAGGAAAAGTATATTACAACACCCAGCTCTGTTGTGGCTCTGCCAAATGAGAATGAAGGGGGCCTTTTAACGACTTTTATCTGTGAATCCTCTGCAGATCCCATAAACGAGGCCACATCTGCCAGCACTGAAGCGGAGTCTTTACCTCATCTTTCAAGTACATTTACACCAGAACAAGGCATAACCTTTGTGTCCCCTATGCAAAGAAATGATTTTCACACTTCAACTCCAGTACAAAACATTGAGAACAACATACTTGGCCTTTCCCCTTTTTCTCCCTGTGCTGAAAACTCAGGCAGCCCAGGACATCAGCTGGCAAAAAGGCAGCAAGTCTCTCTGTCCCATAAACGGCATCCAGTTGCAGGGCTCCCAAAATCACTTAGTAAACTTAAGAAAATGGAAATTCACAAGTTTTCTAAACCGGGTCTCAGTGGTGCAAAATTTAATACCTTAACTAGAGCGCAACATCAAGTGGTAGTACCAGGATCCGCTTCACAACAAAAACCATTGCAAGCTAATGGATTGAATAAACAGAGTGAAACAAATAGAGGGACAGCTGTCAGGGTTCCTCTTGCTAAAACAGCGACTTGCACAACAGTTGTCTCCACCTCTAATATGTTATATGATGCTCACAGACAAAGTAATAGAAAAGCTGCTAATTTGGGTGTAACTGTTAGACAGTCATACGGGCGTACTGTAGATGGACAGAGCAAAGCTAGAGCATCTCCAGCTGACCACAACCCAGCTGCAAATAACCACGTTTTCCCTGTCCACTGCACAAACACCAGCTCTGAAATGATGCAGGGACCCTCGAGCCAAGTATCAGACATCTCAGCACTACATGCTGGCAGCCAAACCTGTGCATCGTCTTTAGAAAAATCTCCAACTACAAGTGGCCAGATGGATCCAAAAGCAACTCCAAAGAAAGATGTGTCACACAAAATTGAGGTCAGGTCAGGCTTAGCTCGAGGTCAGGACAAGCTTCCTCTTCACAAGACACGGCCTAGCTCCTCTTCCGAGAGTTCATCAGCATCCAGGCCACCCAAGAAGAGAACAAGTTTTAGGTTCGCAACTAGTGTCACTATTCCTAAAGCTGACACAGACCAGGGTCTGAACAAGCCAGCAAGTCAGAAATGCTCCTCCCAAAATAACCAAGTTGAGGAAACTAAGAGACCTGCTGACAACTCACCAAGGGAGGTTAAGAAGATCAGCCTGGTG GCAGAGCCCGGTAAATCAACGGCATCAGGTGAATCATGTGATGAAAGTAAGCGTAGATCTCACGGTCTACCATCTCccaaacaaagaagaacacTACCACAACCTCCACCTGCCAGTCCCAGACCACCACCTCTATCAACCAGGCAGAGACAAGGAGCCTTGGGGAGGGATGAGTACAGGATCTCCAGAGGTGCAGGGACAGCTCCGTTCCAGCAGAACAGTGCAG GCAGTCAGAGAACAGAGGGGTCCTCTCTTGGCAGTAAACCCCAGCTGACTGGATCCTGGCCTCCTCAGACTCCTCGCCCCTCTCTTATGGGCCCTCCCCCTTCTACTCCTTACAGACAACCCCGCAAGACTCTGGGACCATCCAGGGGCTTTACTGACTGCAATGTTCATAGTGAACTGGGTCAAGGAAATAGGAGCTCATCGG TTTCTGGAGGAGTTCCACATAAACCAACCCCACTTAAACCTGTGGTACTGAGATCAAGGCTCATCTCAACCCCAGGAAAAACCAGTGGACCAA CTTTGACCACAACATGCAAGGAAGCCGCTTCCACGAGCAAAGGAGCGTCAAGTTCTGCAGCTGCTCTTCTAAAAAGGACTACAAATTCAAGATCAGTTCAGCCAACTTCACGTGGACCTG TGGACAAGAGCAAATCCAAGGCCAGCTCCCGCCAGCAAACCTCCCAACCAAACCAGAGTACTGGATCTCAGAATGTGGTGCAAACAAGTGTCCCGCAGGTGGAGAAGGAAGTCCAGAACATCCACCAGCTTCAACAGCTCTTGACAGCCAGTAACTGTAGATTTCAGGCGGTCGCCATCGTCCTGCAACAAACTTTGGCTGAG cgTGATGAAGCCACGAGGCAGTGCAGGGAGCTGTCCCAGGAGCTGGTCAGCCTTCGTGGAGAGCTGG TCTGTTCCATCCACTCGTCTGAGCGTCTGGGGAAAGAGAAGGAAGAGTTGCGTGCTGCTCTTGAAGATGCGCTGCAGAAGATGCAGGAGCAGCACCAGAAGGACCAGACTGAGCTGGAGCAGCGGCTGCAGGCCTTCTACCAGGCTGAGTGGGACAGAGCTCGCCTCGGCCACCAGGAGGAAGCTGACAAGTGCCAGACGCTTATGCAGCAGCAG aTGGAAGAGCTGAAAGCCAATCAAGAAGCCATGAAGCTGgaattagaaaacaaccacacagagcagctgcagtgTGTGAAACATCAGTATGAAACCAAACTGGATG AGCTCAGGGAAGTCCACAAGCAGGATCTGAAGTCTTTGgacaaaactttaaaagatgCTGAAGCCAATCTGTCT GGACAGCTTCAGACGCTGACGGTGGAGAATAATGCCCTGATTGAGAGGCTAGCAGCTGAGGAGAACAGGAGGAAAGAGCTGGCCCAAAATAGTCAG AAAGACACTCACACACTGTATCTGGAGCAGGAGTTGGAGAGTCTCAAAGTGGTGCTGGAGATGAAGAACAAGCAGCTCCACCAGCAGGAGAAGAAGCTGATGGAGGTCGATAAATTG acagagaaaaatgtGAAGTTGGATGAGAGCCTGAAAAAGGTCCAGCAGGAGAATGAAGACCTGAAAGCCCGCATGGAAAGACACGCTGCACTGTCCAG GCAGCTGTCCACAGAGCAGGTGATGCTGCAGGAGTCCCTTCAGAAGGAGTCCAAGGTGAACAAGCGGTTGTCCATGGAGAACGAGGAGCTACTCTGGAAACTCCATAATGGAGACTTAAGTAGCCCCCGCAAGACGTCTCCCATCTCAGCCTCCCCATCCCATTCCTTCAGCCTCCACTCACCTCGCAGCTCCGGTCTCTTCTCCAGCCCTCCACTCTCACCCAGATAA
- the mtus1a gene encoding microtubule-associated tumor suppressor 1 homolog A isoform X3: MLWSPKLSLSNIHVRLTAKGLLRNIQLLSGCRKNTVVFQAVDKSKSKASSRQQTSQPNQSTGSQNVVQTSVPQVEKEVQNIHQLQQLLTASNCRFQAVAIVLQQTLAERDEATRQCRELSQELVSLRGELVCSIHSSERLGKEKEELRAALEDALQKMQEQHQKDQTELEQRLQAFYQAEWDRARLGHQEEADKCQTLMQQQMEELKANQEAMKLELENNHTEQLQCVKHQYETKLDELREVHKQDLKSLDKTLKDAEANLSGQLQTLTVENNALIERLAAEENRRKELAQNSQKDTHTLYLEQELESLKVVLEMKNKQLHQQEKKLMEVDKLTEKNVKLDESLKKVQQENEDLKARMERHAALSRQLSTEQVMLQESLQKESKVNKRLSMENEELLWKLHNGDLSSPRKTSPISASPSHSFSLHSPRSSGLFSSPPLSPR; this comes from the exons ATGTTATGGTCTCCAAAGCTCTCCCTGTCAAACATCCATGTGCGTCTCACAGCCAAAGGTTTACTCCGAAACATCCAGCTGCTGTCGGGATGCAGGAAAAACACTGTGGTTTTCCAAGCAG TGGACAAGAGCAAATCCAAGGCCAGCTCCCGCCAGCAAACCTCCCAACCAAACCAGAGTACTGGATCTCAGAATGTGGTGCAAACAAGTGTCCCGCAGGTGGAGAAGGAAGTCCAGAACATCCACCAGCTTCAACAGCTCTTGACAGCCAGTAACTGTAGATTTCAGGCGGTCGCCATCGTCCTGCAACAAACTTTGGCTGAG cgTGATGAAGCCACGAGGCAGTGCAGGGAGCTGTCCCAGGAGCTGGTCAGCCTTCGTGGAGAGCTGG TCTGTTCCATCCACTCGTCTGAGCGTCTGGGGAAAGAGAAGGAAGAGTTGCGTGCTGCTCTTGAAGATGCGCTGCAGAAGATGCAGGAGCAGCACCAGAAGGACCAGACTGAGCTGGAGCAGCGGCTGCAGGCCTTCTACCAGGCTGAGTGGGACAGAGCTCGCCTCGGCCACCAGGAGGAAGCTGACAAGTGCCAGACGCTTATGCAGCAGCAG aTGGAAGAGCTGAAAGCCAATCAAGAAGCCATGAAGCTGgaattagaaaacaaccacacagagcagctgcagtgTGTGAAACATCAGTATGAAACCAAACTGGATG AGCTCAGGGAAGTCCACAAGCAGGATCTGAAGTCTTTGgacaaaactttaaaagatgCTGAAGCCAATCTGTCT GGACAGCTTCAGACGCTGACGGTGGAGAATAATGCCCTGATTGAGAGGCTAGCAGCTGAGGAGAACAGGAGGAAAGAGCTGGCCCAAAATAGTCAG AAAGACACTCACACACTGTATCTGGAGCAGGAGTTGGAGAGTCTCAAAGTGGTGCTGGAGATGAAGAACAAGCAGCTCCACCAGCAGGAGAAGAAGCTGATGGAGGTCGATAAATTG acagagaaaaatgtGAAGTTGGATGAGAGCCTGAAAAAGGTCCAGCAGGAGAATGAAGACCTGAAAGCCCGCATGGAAAGACACGCTGCACTGTCCAG GCAGCTGTCCACAGAGCAGGTGATGCTGCAGGAGTCCCTTCAGAAGGAGTCCAAGGTGAACAAGCGGTTGTCCATGGAGAACGAGGAGCTACTCTGGAAACTCCATAATGGAGACTTAAGTAGCCCCCGCAAGACGTCTCCCATCTCAGCCTCCCCATCCCATTCCTTCAGCCTCCACTCACCTCGCAGCTCCGGTCTCTTCTCCAGCCCTCCACTCTCACCCAGATAA
- the mtus1a gene encoding microtubule-associated tumor suppressor 1 homolog A isoform X2, giving the protein MGCSGSKACLSAPCTAERRDEATRQCRELSQELVSLRGELVCSIHSSERLGKEKEELRAALEDALQKMQEQHQKDQTELEQRLQAFYQAEWDRARLGHQEEADKCQTLMQQQMEELKANQEAMKLELENNHTEQLQCVKHQYETKLDELREVHKQDLKSLDKTLKDAEANLSGQLQTLTVENNALIERLAAEENRRKELAQNSQKDTHTLYLEQELESLKVVLEMKNKQLHQQEKKLMEVDKLTEKNVKLDESLKKVQQENEDLKARMERHAALSRQLSTEQVMLQESLQKESKVNKRLSMENEELLWKLHNGDLSSPRKTSPISASPSHSFSLHSPRSSGLFSSPPLSPR; this is encoded by the exons ATGGGCTGTTCTGGCAGCAAAGCCTGCCTTAGTGCTCCCTGCACTGCAGAGAGG cgTGATGAAGCCACGAGGCAGTGCAGGGAGCTGTCCCAGGAGCTGGTCAGCCTTCGTGGAGAGCTGG TCTGTTCCATCCACTCGTCTGAGCGTCTGGGGAAAGAGAAGGAAGAGTTGCGTGCTGCTCTTGAAGATGCGCTGCAGAAGATGCAGGAGCAGCACCAGAAGGACCAGACTGAGCTGGAGCAGCGGCTGCAGGCCTTCTACCAGGCTGAGTGGGACAGAGCTCGCCTCGGCCACCAGGAGGAAGCTGACAAGTGCCAGACGCTTATGCAGCAGCAG aTGGAAGAGCTGAAAGCCAATCAAGAAGCCATGAAGCTGgaattagaaaacaaccacacagagcagctgcagtgTGTGAAACATCAGTATGAAACCAAACTGGATG AGCTCAGGGAAGTCCACAAGCAGGATCTGAAGTCTTTGgacaaaactttaaaagatgCTGAAGCCAATCTGTCT GGACAGCTTCAGACGCTGACGGTGGAGAATAATGCCCTGATTGAGAGGCTAGCAGCTGAGGAGAACAGGAGGAAAGAGCTGGCCCAAAATAGTCAG AAAGACACTCACACACTGTATCTGGAGCAGGAGTTGGAGAGTCTCAAAGTGGTGCTGGAGATGAAGAACAAGCAGCTCCACCAGCAGGAGAAGAAGCTGATGGAGGTCGATAAATTG acagagaaaaatgtGAAGTTGGATGAGAGCCTGAAAAAGGTCCAGCAGGAGAATGAAGACCTGAAAGCCCGCATGGAAAGACACGCTGCACTGTCCAG GCAGCTGTCCACAGAGCAGGTGATGCTGCAGGAGTCCCTTCAGAAGGAGTCCAAGGTGAACAAGCGGTTGTCCATGGAGAACGAGGAGCTACTCTGGAAACTCCATAATGGAGACTTAAGTAGCCCCCGCAAGACGTCTCCCATCTCAGCCTCCCCATCCCATTCCTTCAGCCTCCACTCACCTCGCAGCTCCGGTCTCTTCTCCAGCCCTCCACTCTCACCCAGATAA